A genomic stretch from Mya arenaria isolate MELC-2E11 chromosome 10, ASM2691426v1 includes:
- the LOC128206418 gene encoding multiple epidermal growth factor-like domains protein 10, whose product MRELKSSTGIMHLNGRKIVTIGFLCTCMLVGIQGEQLDCSVDCACCKGGQSRCGNDPIRNNVCFDGCIPTKYGYKCKNPCWGNCFTCEQAYGLDCYTCKDSFYDISNRCTKTCSNGCQGGVCEDNGTCECYENFKGPKCETCVSGKYGTNCSQDCLYSGCRCTAKYDCDSCRDGYYDLKSNCSKVCSVGCVNGICYDNGICNCSRNFTGTLCTDCIPGLFGRRCDRVCYHKKCLCSSEFNCIHCKPGYFNITNNCLFACSSGCDNICEDDGSCTCKLHNTGVRCDVCESGYFGNDCSHECGIKDAQCLNCDRSGAVCHLCANGYYPNTNGSCILCGENCIGGVCNATNGKCSLGCKSGHWGARCESACNTNCTTCAHFSGVCEHCTSQEVHGLFCNMTCSKHCLGNVCDRDSGNCFKGCIKDYYGPQCDNRCSDTCKAIGEETTCDEVGYCFNGCVNGYFGDDCRAEVGEAGVAGTTLDCKNVLGYWIGMFIAGAITAIGVAFLLLMLKRKISKGREAPELATDSPTVPNTRLTEPYEMTQTAKSEQKMGQVDNDEEEYERITVGQCYENAVK is encoded by the exons ATGCGAGAACTGAAAAGTTCGACCggtataatgcatttaaatggaAGGAAGATAGTGACAATAGGATTTTTATGTACGTGTATGCTGGTCGGTATTCAAG GAGAGCAATTAGATTGCAGTGTAGACTGTGCTTGCTGCAAAGGGGGGCAGAGTAGATGCGGAAATGATCCTATTAGAAACAATGTCTGTTTCGATGGTTGCATACCTACAAAATATGGGTACAAATGCAAAAACCCTTGCTGGGGAAACTGTTTTACCTGCGAGCAGGCGTACGGCCttgattgttatacatgtaaagaCTCATTTTATGACATATCCAACCGCTGCACCAAGACCTGTTCAAACGGCTGTCAAGGTGGCGTTTGTGAAGACAACGGGACATGCGAATGCTATGAAAACTTTAAAGGACCAAAATGCGAAACATGCGTTTCGGGAAAGTATGGTACTAATTGTTCGCAAGATTGTCTCTATTCAGGTTGTCGTTGCACTGCCAAATACGATTGTGATTCATGCAGGGATGGCTACTATGATCTTAAATCAAATTGTTCAAAGGTCTGTTCTGTCGGATGTGTAAATGGTATATGCTACGACAATGGTATCTGTAATTGCTCGCGGAATTTCACTGGAACTTTATGCACAGATTGCATACCAGGCTTGTTTGGAAGGCGATGTGACAGAGTTTGTTAccataaaaaatgcttatgcAGTTCCGAATTTAACTGCATACATTGCAAACCAGGCTACTTTAACATcacaaataattgcctttttgCCTGCTCAAGCGGGTGTGACAATATATGTGAGGACGATGGCTCATGTACTTGCAAACTGCATAATACAGGAGTACGCTGCGATGTTTGTGAATCTGGCTACTTTGGAAATGACTGTTCTCATGAATGTGGAATAAAGGATGCGCAATGCTTAAATTGTGATCGGTCAGGCGCAGTTTGCCATCTGTGTGCAAATGGTTACTATCCTAACACTAATGGTTCCTGTATTCTTTGTGGAGAAAACTGCATCGGCGGCGTTTGTAATGCAACGAACGGCAAATGTTCTCTGGGCTGCAAAAGTGGTCACTGGGGCGCTAGATGTGAATCTGCTTGCAATACAAATTGCACCACTTGTGCGCATTTCTCAGGCGTGTGTGAACATTGTACATCACAGGAAGTTCACGGCCTGTTTTGTAACATGACATGCAGTAAGCATTGCCTCGGAAATGTGTGCGATCGGGACTCTGGAAACTGCTTTAAAGGATGTATCAAAGACTATTATGGGCCACAATGCGACAACCGATGCTCAGACACATGCAAGGCCATCGGCGAAGAAACCACGTGTGACGAAGTTGGATATTGCTTCAACGGCTGTGTTAATGGCTACTTTGGTGATGATTGTAGGGCTG AGGTTGGCGAAGCCGGCGTTGCCGGGACCACCCTTGATTGTAAAAACGTTCTTGGATACTGGATTGGCATGTTTATTGCTGGAGCAATAACAGCTATTGGAGTGGCCTTTCTTCTTCTGATGTTGAA GCGGAAAATAAGTAAGGGTAGAGAAGCGCCAGAACTCGCCACAGACTCTCCAACAGTTCCTAATACAAGACTTACAG AGCCGTATGAGATGACACAGACAGCAAAGTCGGAGCAAAAGATGGGCCAAGTTGACAATGACGAGGAGGAATATGAACGCATCACAGTGGGACAATGTTATGAGAATGCGGTGAAATAA